ACCACAATATATACATGGTTTACCTTCATAAATTGGAAAATCAGTTGCTTGTTCTTCATCTGATTTATAATCTAAATATTCTTCTATGCTTTCTTGTTCTAAAATTGTTTTGGCTATAGTTTCATCTTCTTTTCTAACATACAATTTTACACCACCATAAGCAATCGTTCTAAGCCAATCTTGTTGTACTATTTCTTCGTCTTTCAAATAACAGTAAATATTATTGGCATCTAGTTTTGACTTAGCAATTTGTGCTTGATAAGCATTTAAGTAAGTCTCAATTTTAACTAAATCATGGGACAACATCTAGTATATTTTCTGCACAACCTTTATATGTTTTTTCTTTATAGGTAAATGTTGAAGCATATTCAAATGTGTTATCACTCATGCCATCAGAACATGGTGTTTTTGATTTGCTTAATATCAATGTCACTTTTTGATTATCAGTAGATTTAAAGAAAATTTCAATCTTATCATTAGCAATAATAGCTGTATCTCTCTCTAGATATATGCTATCAATTTTTTCGTCAAGTTTGGTAAATAAGTTAATGCTATCATTTACATCAAGCATCCAAAATGGTTCGTTTCCAAATGCTCTATAATGACCAGCTTTCATGCCTTCTTCCAATTCTTGTTCTACATATTCTTCTGCATCAATTGGATTTAATGCATCGCTATTTGTCTTTCTTTTACAAGCAAAGAATAATATTACAACCAATAAAAATATACTATAATTTTTCATAACTATTCAAATAAAGTGCCTAAATTTTTAGGAAATGTTTTACCAATATGCTGATATGCTTTTTCTGTTGCTACTCTACCTCTCGAAGTTCGTTTAAGATAACCTTCTTGAATTAAAAATGGTTCGTACACTTCTTCAATTGTGCCTGCTTCTTCACCAACAGCTGTAGCAATTGTAGTTAATCCAACAGGACCACCATTAAATTTGTCTATAATTGCAGATAAAATTTTGTTATCCATTTCATCTAAACCATGTTCATCTACTAACAAAGCAGTTAATGCTACTTGAGCAATTGACTTATCAATAATGCCATTGCCTTTAATTTGAGCAAAGTCTCGTACTCTTCTTAATAAAGCATTGGCAATTCTTGGTGTGCCTCTACTTCTTTTAGCAATTTCTATAGCACCACTTTCTTCTATAATTGTGTTTAATATTTTTGAAGATCGTTTAATGATTTTCTCTAAAACATCAGCTGCATAATATTCTAATCGTAGTGTAATACCAAACCTAGAACGCAATGGAGCTGTAAGTAAACCAGAACGCGTAGTAGCTCCAACTAAAGTAAATGGTTCTAATTCTATTTGAATGGTTCTTGCATTCGGACCACTATCTAACATGATGTCTATTTTATAATCTTCCATTGCAGAATATAAATATTCTTCTACAGTAGTATTTAGTCGATGTATTTCATCAATAAATAAAACATCATTAGCTTTTAAATTAGTAAGCAAACCAGCTAAATCTCCTGGTTTTTCTAAAACTGGACCAGATGTAACTTTCATTTCAACGCCTAATTCATTAGCTATAATGTGCGAAAGCGTAGTCTTACCTAAACCTGGTGGTCCATGTAATAAAACATGGTCTAATGCTTCATCTCGTAATTTAGCAGCTTCAATAAAAATCATTAAATTTTCTACTATTTGTTTTTGACCAGCAAATTGTTCAATTGCTTGAGGTCGCAACACGCTTTCTAACTCTTTTTCTGTGTTAGAAAGAAACTCTCCGCTATCATCTAAATTTAGATTACGCATTTCTACAAAAGTACACTATTTTCGTTAACCTAAATTACACATTAGAAATTTATTCCGAAAAAAATCTATTTCATATTTACTTCGGTATCTATTTTTTTATTTTCTAATGTAGTTAATTTTATATCTGCGAGAAAAAACTTTAGTACGATGTAATTATTTTGTATAATTTCTTTTCAATACAAAGTCTAATGTGTAATTTGGATTTGTAGAAATGCATTAAATCCAACCAATGAAATCATTAATTTATTTTTTAATAATCTCTTTTTTTATAATTTCTTGTGAAAAAGAAAGCAATTACTCCAACTCAATTTCAGAAAATAAACTATTACATGCTACCAAAGGAAGTAATGCTGGAATTTATGATATAGATAATAATTATATTATTTTAAAAGGTGTAAATTATAATGTATTAGGCGATTATTGGTATGCTAATCCTAATATTCCTGCTACAAAAGTTTATGACAAAAAAGATTTTGAGTTAATGGCTCGCTATGGTTTTAATTGTGTTCGACTGTTATTTAGTTGGAGTAAGTTAGAGCCAGTGCAAGGTCAGTATAACATTGAATATGTACAAGAAATACAACAAGCTATTGAAGATGCAGCTGCATATGGCATTTATGTTTTGTTAGATATGCATCAAGATGCCTATGGAAAATACATTGCTACACCTATTAATGAAATTTGCGAAAAACCTAATAATGGCTGGGATGGTGCTCCACTTTGGGCAACTTTTACAGATAGTGCTTCTACTTGTAGAGTTGGTGGTAGAGAAACTGCTCCTGCTGTTGTTCATGCGTGGCAAAATTTTTGGGACAATACCAATCAAATTCAAGATGCTTGTATTAAAGCATGGCAGTTTTTAGTAGAACGAACTGCTCAATACAATAATGTTGTTGGCTACGATTTATTGAATGAACCAAGTTTAGGTTATAAACCATTGAATCAAGAGTTTGCAAAGTTGAGTAAATATTATGGCAATTTAGTAAAAGCAATAAGACAATCGGAACAAAATAGTGGTGGTTTGGAACACATTATCTTTTTTGAGATGACTGTTACTTGGAATGCACAAGAAATTCCATTTATACCAGACTTTAATTTTACTAGCGACCAAAATATCATATTTGCACCACATTTATATTTTGAAGCAATATCTAATTTATTAACCATAGAACAAGGTTTTGAGTTGGTACACACACTGAGCAAACTCTATAATACAAATATGTTTATAGGCGAATGGGGATTTTTTGGTGATACTGCCATTGATGTTGAAAAAATAAAACGATTCATGGTAAAAGAAGATGAATATTTTGTTGGCAGTACTTGGTGGCAATGGGCACAAGCACCAGGCGATCCACATGCAATTAGTTGGGATGGAAATAGCTATGCTAATAAGTCGTTGCATTTAATTGAGTTAGATGATCAAGGAAATTTTACTGGCAACTTAAATACCACTTACTTAAATGTATTAAGTAAAGCCAGACCTATTGCAATTGCTGGAAAACCAATTAAGCTTGTTAGTAATTCAGATGATGGCTCTTTATATTTTAAAGCTACGACCAATAGTATTGGTACAACTACACTTTGGATTCCTGAACGATTTGGTATGCCAGTAATTTCTGGTACAAATGCTACACTCAACAACTTAAAAACAGTAGATGGTGGTTACATTGCATCTGTTGATGTAAATAGCACTTATGAAATAAATATTAGCTATTGATTTTTATACTAAATTAATATCCTAAAATCTTAAGCATGCTTTCTGCACTTTGTTCTGGTGCAAATAATTGATAGGTAAACTTTCCGTTTTCGTCTTTATCTACAATTAAATGTTTTGGCGATGGTATTAAACAATGTTTAGTTCCTCCATAACCACTCAAAGAATCTTGATAAGCACCTGTATGAAAAAATCCAATATATAATTTTTGATCTCCAATTATTTTTGGCATATATACTTGATTAATATGTACTTCTGAATTATAATAATCAGATACATCACAACTTAAACCGCCAATTATTGTTCTTTGATATACTTGATTCCAATTATTAATTGGTAATAGAATAAATCGCTGATTTAATCCCCAAGCATCTGGAATAGTTGTCATTAATGATCCATTAATCATATACCATAACTCGCTATCATTTTGTTTTTTCTGACCAATGACTTCAAAAATATGACAACCACTTTCTCCTACTGTAAAATTGCCAAACTCAGTATAAATATTTGGATGTTCAATTTCTGCTTCGTCACAAAATTTCTTGATTTTAGTTACAATTTCTTCTATTAAATAAGCATATTCGTGTTTTGCACCAAGTGAATAACGAATTGGCATTCCGCCACCAATATTAATACTGTTCAACTCAGGACATACTTGTTTTAAATCGACATAAGTATTTAAACATTTATGTAATTCACTCCAATAATAGGCACTGTCTTTTATTCCAGAATCAATAAAGAAGTGTAACATTTTGAGTTGAATATTTTTATGCGGTTTAATTTTCTCTATATAGAAAGAAATTAAATCTCTTTGTCTAATTCCTAATCGAGAAGTATAAAACTGATAATTAGGTTCTTCTTCTGCAGCTAATCTTACACCAATATTTAATGCTTGTTCAAAATCTTTATAGGCATTAAACTCATCCATATTATCTAAAACAGGTGTTACATTTACAAAACCATCTCTAATTAAATTAAGCAATGCATCGGTATAGGCCTTTGGCTTAAAACCATTAGATACAATACGAATATTTTTATCTATTTTTTTCTTTTTATATAAAGATTTAATCAATTCAATGTCGTAAGCAGAAGAAGTTTCTAAGTGTGCTTTATTTTTTAAGACTTCGTCTAATACAAAAGCAAAATGGCTACTTTTTGTACAGTAAGTATAGTAGTAATGACCATTGTAGCCAATATTTTCAATTACTTCATTAAACCATCGTCTTGCCTTATTGATATTTTCTCCAATTTTTGGAACATATGATATTTTAATTGGAGCACCATACTCTTCTATAATTCTCTTAAGGTCTATTTTATTGAAAAACAACCAATTATCTTCAACATTAAAACCTTCTTGCGGAAAGTAATAGGTCTGTTCAATCAAATCAATATAGCGATCTCTCATGTTCTAAATTTCAAGTCGTTAAAAATAGGAATTGTAGTTCATTTATTTCACATAAACTATTAAAAATAATGTTGTAATAGCCATTTAAAAATAATTAAGCTTATCATTTTCACTTATAAATTTTATAATTCTTATTAGTTTTGTCCAATGGATATTTTATCACAAATTAAAGCTACTGTACAACAAGCAGTACAAAATTTATTTCAAGTAGATATAGCCGAAGAGCAAATAGTAATTAATGAAACTGATGCTAATTTTGAAGGCGATTTTACAATTGTTACATTTCCCTTGGTTAAAATTTTAAAACAAGCACCAGATAAAATTGCACAACAATTAGGCGATACTTTACTACAACTCAACAATAATTTTGTAGCATTTAATGTAGTAAAAGGTTTTTTAAATATTAGTATTGCACCACAATATTGGATTGATTTCATACAAAAGAATTTTGATAATCCTATTTATTTTGAAACAGCAAAACAGACGGAAAAAGTTTTAATTGAATATTCATCACCAAACACTAATAAACCTATACATTTAGGTCATATACGAAATAATGTATTAGGTTATGCATTAACTGGACTATATAAAGCAAGTGGTTATAATACACATTCGTGTAATTTAATTAACGACAGAGGCATACATATTTGTAAATCGATGTTGGCTTGGCAAAAATTTGCTAATGGAGAAACACCAGAATCTTCTGGTATGAAAGGCGACCATTTTGTAGGTAAATATTATGTGCTTTTTAATACTTACTATAAAGAAGAAATTGCAGTACTTATTAATAATGGCATGGATGAGAAAGAAGCTGAAAAAAAAGCTCCAATTTTATTAGAAGCACAAGCAATGTTACAACAGTGGGAAAATGGCAACGAAGCAATTATACAGCTTTGGAAAACCATGAATGATTGGGTGTATAGTGGTTTTAAAGTAACTTATGAAAACCTAGGCATTTCATTTGATAAATATTATTATGAATCTGATACTTATCTATTAGGTAAAGCAATTGTAGAAGAAGGTTTACAAAAAAATATTTTTTTCAAAAAAGAAAATAATAGTGTTTGGATAGATTTAACTGCAGATGGTTTAGATGAAAAATTGCTACTACGAAGTGATGGTACTTCTGTGTATATGACTCAAGATATAGGAACTGCCGATTTAAAATATCAGGATTTTAAAATGGATAAATCTATTTATGTTGTAGGCAATGAACAAGATTATCACTTTAAAGTGTTGAAACTGATATTAGAAAAATTAGGACGACCACATGCTGATGGATTAACGCATTTTTCATACGGAATGGTAGAATTACCAGATGGAAAACTAAAATCTAGAGAAGGTAATACCGTAGATGCAGATATGATAATGGCCGAAATGATTCAAACAGCCAAAGAACAAACTGAAGCATTAGGAAAAATTGATGATTTTACAGAAGCAGAAAAAACTGAACTTTACAAAACAATTGGTTTAGGTGCACTTAAGTTTTTTATGTTAAGAGTAGATCCTAAAAAACGCATTTTATTTAATCCAAAAGAAAGCATCGATTTACACGGATATACTGCTCCTTTTGTACAATACAGTTATGCAAGAGCAAAAAGTATTTTAAGAAATGCTACTAATGAAATTAATTTAGCTACTAGTATCAATACCATAGCAACAGCAGAATTAGATTTAATTAAACACTTGTATCAATACAAAACCATTTTAGTAGAAGCAACGCAAGAAATGCAACCATCTAAATGGATAGATTACATTTACGAAACAGCAAAATTGTTTAATAAGTTTTATAATGAATGTTCTATATTAAATGCTGATAACGAAGCAGAAAAACAATTTAGATTGGCACTAACACAACTTACAGCCAATTGCATTAAAAACGGTTTTGCTATAGTAGGCATACAAGTACCAGAAAAGATGTAAAAGTATAACACACTCTTACTCACAAATCCAATAAGAATAACTTGTTGCAGAGTCATTTACTAATGCTTGTTGCTCATTTTCATCACAGACTTCTCTTTTTTCTACCACAATATCTTCTACAAATGCACCATGATAATGTGTACAAGTTTTACATTTTTTGCAAGCATTTAATCCAAACAAAAGCATCAAAAATAGTATTAAAAAATAACGCATAAAAATAGTTTAATCAAATATAAATAAAAAAAGTGGTTGCCAAGAATTTGACAACCACCTGAATAAATATGAAGCGTTAAGAGAGATTAAGTTTGATATCTCTATAAGTTTGTTCCGTCTGCTGGTGTTACTAAGAAGTTTGGATACGCAGTTAAACCATGTTCTGCTAAGTCTAAACCTTCTACTTCTTCTTTTCTTGATACTCTTATACCTATTGTTTTCTTTAAAATAAACATTAACAGAAAAGCTACACTAAAAGATACAACTCCATAAGCTAATACACCTATTAATTGTGTAACAAAACTATGTTCTGCACTAAATATACCAACTGCTAGTGTTCCCCAAATACCACATACTAAGTGTACTGATGTAGCACCAACTGGATCATCTAATTTAAGTTTATCGAAAAACATAACTGAGAAAGGCAATATAAGACCAGCAACAACACCAATTATAAGTGATGCATTTAAAGAAACTACATCTGCACCTGCAGTAATACCTACTAATCCACCTAAGATACCATTGAAAGCCATAGATAAATCGTATTGTTTAAATACTATTTTTGATGCAACAACAGATGCAATTCCGCCTGCACAAGCTGCTAAAGTTGTAGTAACTAGTACATAAGATACTAATTCTGGATCTGCACTTAGTACTGAACCACCATTAAATCCGAACCATCCTAAGAATAACATAAATACACCTACAGCTGCCATTGGCATACTATGACCTGGAATTGGCTTAATACTACCATTTGCACCATATTTACCAAGTCTTGGTCCGAGTAGAATGATAGATGCTAAAGCTCCCCAACCACCAACTGAGTGTACTAATGTTGAGCCAGCAAAATCATAAAAACCCATATCATTTAACCAGCCACCGCCCCATTTCCAGCTTCCTAAAATTGGATACACTAAACCAACAAAAATTATCGAGAATATAATAAAAGAAGTTAGTTTAATTCTTTCAGCTACTGCACCAGAAACTATAGTAGCACAAGTTGCAGCGAACATTGCTTGAAATAAGAAATCTGTCCAGTAAGTATAATGACCATCTGCATAGGCAATTAATCCAGCATCTCCAGCAGGCATACTTAAACCAAAGCCAGCGAATCCTAGATATCCATTAAAATCGCCTGGATACATTAAATTAAATCCACAGATATAATAAGTAATAATACCTATTGGTAAAATCATTAAATTTTTGAAAAGGACATTCACCACATTTTTAGAACGAATAAAACCAATTTCTAAAGTAGAGAATCCTAAGTGCATTATAAAAACTAATGCTGTTGCAATCATCATCCAAAGGTTGTTTACCGTAAACATACTGTTGGCAACACCTTGGCTTAATTCATTTATTGTTGTTGTTTCCATTTTATATTAGTTTAATAGGTTAATAATTACAGTGCGTTATGATCAACTTCACCTGTTCTAATTCTGATAATTTTTTCTAAGTTGGATACAAATACTTTTCCATCACCTGCTTCTCCAGTTTTAGCAACGGCAGCAATGCAATCCATTACTTCATCAACCTTTTCGGTGTCAATAAGTATCTCAATCTTATACCTTGCGATATAACCCATGTCATAAACAGCACCTCTATATGAGATTGCTTGACCTTTTTCAATTCCAAAACCTCTTACTTCATAATAAGTAAAGAAGTTCACATTAATTTTTGATAAAGCTTCTTTTACTTCATCAAATTTAATGGCTCTGATAATAGCTTCAATTTTTTTCATAAACAAAATATTTTTACACAATTTTAAGATTTTTAATTCATTTTACCATAATAGTTTAATTATTTTTAATTTTTTAGTAACATTTATCTGTTTTAATTAAAAATTATCAATAAATTTTTCACATTTTTATTTTCTATAATATGTTTGAATTACTGTAATAAAATTCAACAAACACAATACATCTGTCTTATATTGTAATTATTATTAATGTATTATATTTTGATGTTACTATATTTTTATTAATGTAAAAACCGCAATTATTTAAACTATTTTTTAGTTTAATTTGCCTGTAATTAGTAAAATCTATTAAAAATTAAATATTATGGCGTTAAGAAAAAACTACATTGTACCTTTTATAATACTTATGTTAGTAGTTATTGCAGGTGCATTTAACCCAGGACAAATATTAACTGGTAATTCAGTAGGCAATATTGACCATGGTGATACTGCTTGGATGTTAGTAGCTTCTGCTTTTGTATTGATAATGACACCAGCTTTAGGATTTTTTTATGGAGGTATGGCCAATAGTAAGAATATTATATCTACAGTATTCCAAAGTTTTATTTGTTTAGGTTTATTAAGTATAATTTGGGTAGTATTTGGTTTTAGCTTATGTTTTGGAGAAGATGTTGGCGGAATTATTGGAAACCCTTTTACTTATGTAATGTTTAAAAATGTTTCTTTAACACCCAATGCTGAATTTTCTGCTTCTATACCATTTATAGTATTTGCTTTATTTCAATCGAAATTTGCAATTATAACACCTGCGTTAATTACTGGCTCATTTGCTCAACGCGTTAAATTTTCTAGCTACTTAATATTTATTATCTTATTTTTTATTTTCATCTATGCACCATTATGTCATATGACTTGGCATCCTGATGGAATTTTAAGAAAATTTGGTGTATTAGATTTTGCAGGCGGAACAGTAGTACACATGAGTGCAGGTTTAGCTGCTTTGGCTGGTGCTATCTTTTTAGGACCAAGAACTGCTAGTGAAAGAACTCATGAGTATTCTAATGTTACTTTTGTAATTATTGGAACTGGTTTATTGTGGTTTGGCTGGTTTGGTTTTAATGGTGGAAGTGCATTAGGTATAAATGCTACTGCTGCTAATGCTTTTGCTACTACTAATACTGCTGCTGCTGCTGC
Above is a genomic segment from Chitinophagales bacterium containing:
- the ruvB gene encoding Holliday junction branch migration DNA helicase RuvB gives rise to the protein MRNLNLDDSGEFLSNTEKELESVLRPQAIEQFAGQKQIVENLMIFIEAAKLRDEALDHVLLHGPPGLGKTTLSHIIANELGVEMKVTSGPVLEKPGDLAGLLTNLKANDVLFIDEIHRLNTTVEEYLYSAMEDYKIDIMLDSGPNARTIQIELEPFTLVGATTRSGLLTAPLRSRFGITLRLEYYAADVLEKIIKRSSKILNTIIEESGAIEIAKRSRGTPRIANALLRRVRDFAQIKGNGIIDKSIAQVALTALLVDEHGLDEMDNKILSAIIDKFNGGPVGLTTIATAVGEEAGTIEEVYEPFLIQEGYLKRTSRGRVATEKAYQHIGKTFPKNLGTLFE
- a CDS encoding cellulase family glycosylhydrolase, translating into MKSLIYFLIISFFIISCEKESNYSNSISENKLLHATKGSNAGIYDIDNNYIILKGVNYNVLGDYWYANPNIPATKVYDKKDFELMARYGFNCVRLLFSWSKLEPVQGQYNIEYVQEIQQAIEDAAAYGIYVLLDMHQDAYGKYIATPINEICEKPNNGWDGAPLWATFTDSASTCRVGGRETAPAVVHAWQNFWDNTNQIQDACIKAWQFLVERTAQYNNVVGYDLLNEPSLGYKPLNQEFAKLSKYYGNLVKAIRQSEQNSGGLEHIIFFEMTVTWNAQEIPFIPDFNFTSDQNIIFAPHLYFEAISNLLTIEQGFELVHTLSKLYNTNMFIGEWGFFGDTAIDVEKIKRFMVKEDEYFVGSTWWQWAQAPGDPHAISWDGNSYANKSLHLIELDDQGNFTGNLNTTYLNVLSKARPIAIAGKPIKLVSNSDDGSLYFKATTNSIGTTTLWIPERFGMPVISGTNATLNNLKTVDGGYIASVDVNSTYEINISY
- a CDS encoding arginine decarboxylase produces the protein MRDRYIDLIEQTYYFPQEGFNVEDNWLFFNKIDLKRIIEEYGAPIKISYVPKIGENINKARRWFNEVIENIGYNGHYYYTYCTKSSHFAFVLDEVLKNKAHLETSSAYDIELIKSLYKKKKIDKNIRIVSNGFKPKAYTDALLNLIRDGFVNVTPVLDNMDEFNAYKDFEQALNIGVRLAAEEEPNYQFYTSRLGIRQRDLISFYIEKIKPHKNIQLKMLHFFIDSGIKDSAYYWSELHKCLNTYVDLKQVCPELNSINIGGGMPIRYSLGAKHEYAYLIEEIVTKIKKFCDEAEIEHPNIYTEFGNFTVGESGCHIFEVIGQKKQNDSELWYMINGSLMTTIPDAWGLNQRFILLPINNWNQVYQRTIIGGLSCDVSDYYNSEVHINQVYMPKIIGDQKLYIGFFHTGAYQDSLSGYGGTKHCLIPSPKHLIVDKDENGKFTYQLFAPEQSAESMLKILGY
- a CDS encoding arginine--tRNA ligase, which gives rise to MDILSQIKATVQQAVQNLFQVDIAEEQIVINETDANFEGDFTIVTFPLVKILKQAPDKIAQQLGDTLLQLNNNFVAFNVVKGFLNISIAPQYWIDFIQKNFDNPIYFETAKQTEKVLIEYSSPNTNKPIHLGHIRNNVLGYALTGLYKASGYNTHSCNLINDRGIHICKSMLAWQKFANGETPESSGMKGDHFVGKYYVLFNTYYKEEIAVLINNGMDEKEAEKKAPILLEAQAMLQQWENGNEAIIQLWKTMNDWVYSGFKVTYENLGISFDKYYYESDTYLLGKAIVEEGLQKNIFFKKENNSVWIDLTADGLDEKLLLRSDGTSVYMTQDIGTADLKYQDFKMDKSIYVVGNEQDYHFKVLKLILEKLGRPHADGLTHFSYGMVELPDGKLKSREGNTVDADMIMAEMIQTAKEQTEALGKIDDFTEAEKTELYKTIGLGALKFFMLRVDPKKRILFNPKESIDLHGYTAPFVQYSYARAKSILRNATNEINLATSINTIATAELDLIKHLYQYKTILVEATQEMQPSKWIDYIYETAKLFNKFYNECSILNADNEAEKQFRLALTQLTANCIKNGFAIVGIQVPEKM
- the amt gene encoding ammonium transporter; translated protein: METTTINELSQGVANSMFTVNNLWMMIATALVFIMHLGFSTLEIGFIRSKNVVNVLFKNLMILPIGIITYYICGFNLMYPGDFNGYLGFAGFGLSMPAGDAGLIAYADGHYTYWTDFLFQAMFAATCATIVSGAVAERIKLTSFIIFSIIFVGLVYPILGSWKWGGGWLNDMGFYDFAGSTLVHSVGGWGALASIILLGPRLGKYGANGSIKPIPGHSMPMAAVGVFMLFLGWFGFNGGSVLSADPELVSYVLVTTTLAACAGGIASVVASKIVFKQYDLSMAFNGILGGLVGITAGADVVSLNASLIIGVVAGLILPFSVMFFDKLKLDDPVGATSVHLVCGIWGTLAVGIFSAEHSFVTQLIGVLAYGVVSFSVAFLLMFILKKTIGIRVSRKEEVEGLDLAEHGLTAYPNFLVTPADGTNL
- a CDS encoding P-II family nitrogen regulator, whose translation is MKKIEAIIRAIKFDEVKEALSKINVNFFTYYEVRGFGIEKGQAISYRGAVYDMGYIARYKIEILIDTEKVDEVMDCIAAVAKTGEAGDGKVFVSNLEKIIRIRTGEVDHNAL
- a CDS encoding ammonium transporter, with product MALRKNYIVPFIILMLVVIAGAFNPGQILTGNSVGNIDHGDTAWMLVASAFVLIMTPALGFFYGGMANSKNIISTVFQSFICLGLLSIIWVVFGFSLCFGEDVGGIIGNPFTYVMFKNVSLTPNAEFSASIPFIVFALFQSKFAIITPALITGSFAQRVKFSSYLIFIILFFIFIYAPLCHMTWHPDGILRKFGVLDFAGGTVVHMSAGLAALAGAIFLGPRTASERTHEYSNVTFVIIGTGLLWFGWFGFNGGSALGINATAANAFATTNTAAAAAMISWIFLDAVRGHKVSSVGACVGAVVGLVAITPACGFVNVGESIAIGAISAIISNFAVHYKNKSSIDDTLDVFPCHGVGGIMGMIFTGIFAADYGTGLPTADWGLAYGVSKTFIHHMIALVGVAAFAFVGSYILYFITDKIEPMRVTKEEEELGLDISQHGESIIKQSIDL